The following coding sequences lie in one Pungitius pungitius chromosome 18, fPunPun2.1, whole genome shotgun sequence genomic window:
- the sbno1 gene encoding protein strawberry notch homolog 1 isoform X1: MRLERLIKKDGVSSAERRGQQTAEPERREWLLDCQMDPGQDLLLAALSESGICPNDFGLFDVDSQDAAQPSTAQQSISIGALDVGVGAESVEVIRSEPPAPVPIVTIRHKPQPSTTTFVLNQLNQLPSLGANVTKQSVANPIKHTITVTKVVHVTNSALRGCSSPSVTTTPPSASTLVPSNREQQIQLKDLLRSGNVKSAGLKGNSLMELMRLKPPPNIAPPVATATATGDMNNGIKKEVFGKDAARIWINDDIKMQTFPHSLKIPGMKEEDEPEEEEEDELGHAETYAEYMPMKLKIGQRHPDPVVETSSLSSVNPPDVWYRLSISEEVIDRGCLSALQLEAITYAAQQHETFLPSGDRAAYLIGDGAGVGKGRTIAGVIYENYLLGRKRSLWFSVSNDLKYDAERDLRDIGAKNIQVHSLNKFKYGKISSKHNGSVKKGVIFATYSSLIGESQSGGKYKTRFQQLLHWCGEDFDGVIVYDECHKAKNVCPIGSSKPTKTGLAVLELQNKLPKARVVYASATGASEPRNMAYMNRLGIWGHKTPFREFGNFIQAVERRGVGAMEIVAMDMKLRGMYIARQLSFTGVTFKIEEVPLTQQYINMYNKSVRLWVSARERFQQAANLMDAEQRMKKSMWGQFWSAHQRFFKYLCIASKVRRVVQLAREEVQNGKCVVIGLQSTGEARTLEALEEGGGELNDFVSTAKGVLQSLIEKHFPAPDRQKLYSLLGIDLPTKKAPAETAAQQEQKGKKRKGPEVKKQQQKKKPRQHGGLSGTSSEESQSEDSDRESVKDSDESVKSLSSGDEDDDFNPFRDESDDDEEDDPWLFRKEPKKGKEKKKKKRKRSVDPDSIQSALLASGLGSTRPAFTAPVAPPSTPAIVKAESPLTCLTSQDAVEHAQRMKKELLDKLEDLAEDLPPNTLDELIDELGGPENVAEMTGRKGRVVSNDDGSITYESRSELDVPVEILNLTEKQRFMDGEKNIAIISEAASSGISLQADRRVKNQRRRVHMTLELPWSADRAIQQFGRTHRSNQVTAPEYVFLISELAGEQRFASIVAKRLESLGALTHGDRRATETRDLSRFNFDNKYGRNALEIVMKSIVKLDSPLVSPPAHFKGDFFKEIQSGLIGVGLINVEDRSGTMSLDKDYNNMGKFLNRILGMEVQQQNALFQYFSDTLAAVILEAKKSGRYDMGILDLGNGDEKVKKVDCRKFLTPGYTTSGHVELYTVSVERGMSWEEATHAWADQSGPDDGFYVQMRNNKKTAILVKEVNAKKRLFLVYRPNTGRQVKLEVYADIKKKFKKVLSDDAKQHWMDQYTSSAQICSHAYWRGNCKKASVGLQCEVGLRCRTYYVLCGSVLSVWNELEEVLTPVSGTNVKVQIVRLRTEDGQRIVGLIIPANCVSPLSNKLSTSDQSQQLAVQELQKRQQLHPQSLCHAPST, translated from the exons ATGCGGCTGGAGCgtttgataaaaaaagatgGCGTGAGCTCAGCGGAGCGAAGAGGACAACAAACTGCCGAACCGGAGCGGCGAGAGTGGCTGCTGGACTGTCAA ATGGATCCTGGTCAGGATTTACTTCTTGCTGCCCTGAGTGAGAGTGGCATTTGTCCAAATGATTTTGGCCTGTTTGATGTTGATTCTCAGGATGCTGCACAGCCCTCTACAGCCCAGCAA TCGATCTCTATCGGCGCCCTGGATGTCGGTGTGGGGGCAGAGTCGGTGGAAGTTATTCGAAGTGAGCCTCCTGCTCCAGTCCCTATAGTTACTATCAGG CACAAACCTCAGCCATCGACCACCACGTTTGTCTTAAATCAGCTGAATCAGTTGCCGTCACTTGGAGCTAATGTGACCAAACAATCAGTTGCAAACCCCATCAAACATACTATAACGGTCACCAAAGTGGTCCATGTGACTAACTCAGCCCTGCGAGGATGTTCGAGCCCCTCAGTCACAACTACTCCTCCGTCAGCGTCTACATTAGTGCCTTCTAACAGAGAGCAG caGATTCAGTTGAAAGACCTCCTTCGGTCCGGCAATGTGAAGAGCGCGGGTCTGAAGGGCAACAGCCTGATGGAGCTCATGAGGCTAAAGCCGCCACCCAACATTGCTCCACCAGTAGCAACGGCAACAGCCACAg GTGATATGAACAATGGGATCAAGAAGGAAGTTTTTGGTAAAGATGCTGCCAGGATCTGGATTAATGATGACATCAAAATGCAAACCTTCCCGCACTCTCTG AAAATCCCTgggatgaaagaggaggatgagcccgaggaggaagaggaggatgaactGGGCCACGCAGAGACTTATGCGGAGTACATGCCAATGAAAT TGAAGATCGGCCAGCGGCATCCCGACCCCGTGGTGGAGACCAGCTCGCTGTCCAGTGTCAACCCTCCGGACGTGTGGTACAGGCTGTCCATCTCGGAGGAAGTCATCGATCGAGGCTGCCTGTCGGCTCTGCAGCTGGAGGCGATAACGTATGCGGCTCAG CAACATGAGACTTTCCTCCCCAGCGGCGATCGGGCTGCTTATTTAATCGGAGATGGTGCCGGTGTGGGGAAAGGTCGGACCATTGCGGGAGTCATTTACGAGAACTACCTTTTAGGCAGGAAGAGATCTCTCTG GTTTAGTGTCTCAAATGACTTGAAGTACGACGCTGAGAGGGACCTGAGGGACATCGGAGCCAAAAACATCCAGGTTCACTCGCTGAACAAG ttcaaATACGGGAAGATCTCCTCAAAACACAATGGGAGTGTGAAGAAAGGTGTGATATTCGCCACATACTCTTCTCTGATTGGAGAGAGCCAATCAGGAGGGAAGTACAAGACCAGATTCCAGCAGCTTCTCCACTGGTGCGGAGAGGACTTCGACGGAGTC ATTGTGTATGACGAGTGTCACAAAGCCAAAAACGTGTGTCCTATCGGATCGTCCAAACCGACCAAAACCGGGCTCGCTGTGTTGGAACTGCAGAACAAGCTCCCCAAGGCTCGGGTCGTGTATGCCAGTGCTACAG GTGCCTCTGAACCGCGGAACATGGCCTACATGAACCGTCTGGGCATCTGGGGCCATAAGACCCCCTTCAGAGAGTTTGGCAACTTTATCCAAGCCGTTGAGCGCAG AGGTGTTGGCGCCATGGAGATAGTAGCCATGGACATGAAACTCAGGGGGATGTACATTGCCAGGCAGTTGAGTTTTACCGGTGTGACGTTTAAGATTGAGGAGGTTCCCCTGACCCAGCAGTACATCAACATGTACAACAAGTCTGTGAGGCTG TGGGTCAGTGCCCGTGAGAGGTTCCAGCAGGCGGCGAACCTGATGGACGCGGAGCAGCGCATGAAGAAGTCCATGTGGGGCCAGTTCTGGTCCGCTCACCAGAGGTTCTTCAAATACCTCTGCATTGCCTCCAAGGTCCGCCGAGTGGTGCAGCTCGCCAGAGAGGAGGTCCAAAACGGAAAG tGTGTGGTCATCGGGCTTCAGTCCACCGGAGAAGCCAGAACGCTGGAGGCcttggaggaaggaggaggagagctcaaCGACTTTGTGTCAACTGCAAA AGGTGTGCTGCAGTCCCTCATTGAGAAGCACTTTCCAGCTCCTGACAGACAGAAGCTTTACAGCCTGCTCGGCATCGACCTCCCGACCAAGAAGGCCCCCGCTGAGACAGCGGCTCAGCAGGAACAGAAgggaaagaagaggaaag GTCCGGAggtgaagaagcagcagcagaagaagaaaccccGCCAGCACGGCGGCCTGTCGGGCACCAGCTCGGaggagagccaatcagaggacTCGGACAGAGAGTCGGTGAAGGACAGCGACGAGAGCGTAAAGTCGCTCAGCTCGGGGGACGAAGACGACGACTTCAACCCGTTCAGAGACGAGTCCGATGACGACGAGGAAGACG ATCCGTGGCTCTTCAGAAAGGAACCgaagaaagggaaagagaagaagaagaaaaagaggaagaggagcgttgATCCTGACTCCATTCAAAGTGCCTTGTTGGCCTCTGGGCTGGGCTCCACCAGGCCTGCTTTCACTGCCCCCGTtgccccccccagcacccccgCCATAG TCAAGGCAGAGAGTCCGCTCACCTGTCTGACGAGCCAGGACGCCGTGGAACACGCTCAGAGGATGAAGAAAGAGCTGCTGGACAAACTGGAAGATCTGGCTGAGGATCTTCCTCCCAACACTCTGGACGAGCTGATCGACGAGCTGGGGGGCCCCGAAAACGTAGCTGAG ATGACGGGTCGCAAAGGTCGCGTGGTCAGCAACGACGACGGCAGCATCACGTACGAGTCCCGCTCCGAGCTGGACGTCCCGGTGGAGATCCTCAACCTCACAGAGAAGCAGAGGTTCATGGACGGAGAGAAG AACATAGCCATCATCTCGGAAGCGGCCAGCTCTGGTATTTCCCTGCAGGCGGATCGGCGGGTGAAGAACCAGCGGCGGCGGGTCCACATGACACTGGAGCTCCCGTGGAGCGCCGACAGAGCGATCCAGCAGTTCG GGAGAACTCACCGGTCAAACCAGGTCACGGCTCCGGAGTACGTCTTCCTCATATCGGAGCTGGCGGGGGAGCAGAGATTTGCCTCCATCGTTGCCAAAAGACTTGAAAGCCTG GGAGCTCTCACACACGGAGACAGAAGGGCGACGGAAACACGAGATCTCAGCCGGTTCAATTTTGACAACAAA TACGGAAGAAACGCCCTGGAGATCGTGATGAAGTCCATCGTGAAGCTGGATTCTCCCCTCGTGTCGCCCCCCGCTCACTTTAAAGGAGACTTCTTCAAAG AGATTCAAAGTGGATTAATAGGTGTGGGCCTCATAAACGTGGAGGACAGGTCTGGCACAATGTCACTGGACAAAG actACAACAACATGGGGAAGTTCCTCAACCGGATCTTGGGCATGGAGGTCCAGCAGCAGAACGCCTTGTTCCAGTACTTCTCCGACACGCTGGCAGCCGTCATTCTGGAAGCCAAGAAGAGCGGCAGATACGACATGGGCATTCTGG ATCTGGGCAACGGGGACGAGAAGGTGAAGAAGGTGGACTGCAGGAAGTTTCTAACGCCGGGCTACACCACGTCCGGACATGTGGAGCTCTACACT GTGAGTGTGGAGAGGGGGATGTCCTGGGAGGAGGCCACGCATGCCTGGGCAGATCAGAGCGGACCAGACGACGGGTTCTATGTTCAG ATGAGGAACAACAAGAAAACTGCCATCCTGGTGAAGGAAGTGAACGCCAAGAAGAGGCTCTTCCTGGTTTACAGGCCCAACACCGGCCGGCAGGTCAAACTGGAGGTCTACGCAGACATCAAGAAGAAGTTCAAGAAG gTGTTGTCCGACGACGCCAAGCAACACTGGATGGATCAGTACACATCGTCAGCTCAGATCTGCTCCCACGCTTACTG GCGCGGTAACTGCAAGAAGGCGTCTGTGGGGCTGCAGTGCGAGGTCGGCCTGCGCTGCCGGACCTACTACGTCCTGTGCGGCTCGGTGCTCAGCGTGTGGAACGAGCTGGAGGAGGTTCTCACTCCGGTCAGCGGAACCAACGTGAAGGTTCAGATCGTCAGACTGAGGACAGAAGACGGACAGAGGATCGTCG gactgatcattccAGCGAACTGCGTGTCTCCGCTGAGCAACAAGCTCTCCACGTCGGACCAGAGCCAGCAGCTCGCCGTGCAGGAGCTTCAGAAGCGCCAGCAGCTCCACCCGCAGAGCCTCTGTCACGCTCCCAGCACATAG
- the sbno1 gene encoding protein strawberry notch homolog 1 isoform X2, whose protein sequence is MRLERLIKKDGVSSAERRGQQTAEPERREWLLDCQMDPGQDLLLAALSESGICPNDFGLFDVDSQDAAQPSTAQQSISIGALDVGVGAESVEVIRSEPPAPVPIVTIRHKPQPSTTTFVLNQLNQLPSLGANVTKQSVANPIKHTITVTKVVHVTNSALRGCSSPSVTTTPPSASTLVPSNREQIQLKDLLRSGNVKSAGLKGNSLMELMRLKPPPNIAPPVATATATGDMNNGIKKEVFGKDAARIWINDDIKMQTFPHSLKIPGMKEEDEPEEEEEDELGHAETYAEYMPMKLKIGQRHPDPVVETSSLSSVNPPDVWYRLSISEEVIDRGCLSALQLEAITYAAQQHETFLPSGDRAAYLIGDGAGVGKGRTIAGVIYENYLLGRKRSLWFSVSNDLKYDAERDLRDIGAKNIQVHSLNKFKYGKISSKHNGSVKKGVIFATYSSLIGESQSGGKYKTRFQQLLHWCGEDFDGVIVYDECHKAKNVCPIGSSKPTKTGLAVLELQNKLPKARVVYASATGASEPRNMAYMNRLGIWGHKTPFREFGNFIQAVERRGVGAMEIVAMDMKLRGMYIARQLSFTGVTFKIEEVPLTQQYINMYNKSVRLWVSARERFQQAANLMDAEQRMKKSMWGQFWSAHQRFFKYLCIASKVRRVVQLAREEVQNGKCVVIGLQSTGEARTLEALEEGGGELNDFVSTAKGVLQSLIEKHFPAPDRQKLYSLLGIDLPTKKAPAETAAQQEQKGKKRKGPEVKKQQQKKKPRQHGGLSGTSSEESQSEDSDRESVKDSDESVKSLSSGDEDDDFNPFRDESDDDEEDDPWLFRKEPKKGKEKKKKKRKRSVDPDSIQSALLASGLGSTRPAFTAPVAPPSTPAIVKAESPLTCLTSQDAVEHAQRMKKELLDKLEDLAEDLPPNTLDELIDELGGPENVAEMTGRKGRVVSNDDGSITYESRSELDVPVEILNLTEKQRFMDGEKNIAIISEAASSGISLQADRRVKNQRRRVHMTLELPWSADRAIQQFGRTHRSNQVTAPEYVFLISELAGEQRFASIVAKRLESLGALTHGDRRATETRDLSRFNFDNKYGRNALEIVMKSIVKLDSPLVSPPAHFKGDFFKEIQSGLIGVGLINVEDRSGTMSLDKDYNNMGKFLNRILGMEVQQQNALFQYFSDTLAAVILEAKKSGRYDMGILDLGNGDEKVKKVDCRKFLTPGYTTSGHVELYTVSVERGMSWEEATHAWADQSGPDDGFYVQMRNNKKTAILVKEVNAKKRLFLVYRPNTGRQVKLEVYADIKKKFKKVLSDDAKQHWMDQYTSSAQICSHAYWRGNCKKASVGLQCEVGLRCRTYYVLCGSVLSVWNELEEVLTPVSGTNVKVQIVRLRTEDGQRIVGLIIPANCVSPLSNKLSTSDQSQQLAVQELQKRQQLHPQSLCHAPST, encoded by the exons ATGCGGCTGGAGCgtttgataaaaaaagatgGCGTGAGCTCAGCGGAGCGAAGAGGACAACAAACTGCCGAACCGGAGCGGCGAGAGTGGCTGCTGGACTGTCAA ATGGATCCTGGTCAGGATTTACTTCTTGCTGCCCTGAGTGAGAGTGGCATTTGTCCAAATGATTTTGGCCTGTTTGATGTTGATTCTCAGGATGCTGCACAGCCCTCTACAGCCCAGCAA TCGATCTCTATCGGCGCCCTGGATGTCGGTGTGGGGGCAGAGTCGGTGGAAGTTATTCGAAGTGAGCCTCCTGCTCCAGTCCCTATAGTTACTATCAGG CACAAACCTCAGCCATCGACCACCACGTTTGTCTTAAATCAGCTGAATCAGTTGCCGTCACTTGGAGCTAATGTGACCAAACAATCAGTTGCAAACCCCATCAAACATACTATAACGGTCACCAAAGTGGTCCATGTGACTAACTCAGCCCTGCGAGGATGTTCGAGCCCCTCAGTCACAACTACTCCTCCGTCAGCGTCTACATTAGTGCCTTCTAACAGAGAGCAG ATTCAGTTGAAAGACCTCCTTCGGTCCGGCAATGTGAAGAGCGCGGGTCTGAAGGGCAACAGCCTGATGGAGCTCATGAGGCTAAAGCCGCCACCCAACATTGCTCCACCAGTAGCAACGGCAACAGCCACAg GTGATATGAACAATGGGATCAAGAAGGAAGTTTTTGGTAAAGATGCTGCCAGGATCTGGATTAATGATGACATCAAAATGCAAACCTTCCCGCACTCTCTG AAAATCCCTgggatgaaagaggaggatgagcccgaggaggaagaggaggatgaactGGGCCACGCAGAGACTTATGCGGAGTACATGCCAATGAAAT TGAAGATCGGCCAGCGGCATCCCGACCCCGTGGTGGAGACCAGCTCGCTGTCCAGTGTCAACCCTCCGGACGTGTGGTACAGGCTGTCCATCTCGGAGGAAGTCATCGATCGAGGCTGCCTGTCGGCTCTGCAGCTGGAGGCGATAACGTATGCGGCTCAG CAACATGAGACTTTCCTCCCCAGCGGCGATCGGGCTGCTTATTTAATCGGAGATGGTGCCGGTGTGGGGAAAGGTCGGACCATTGCGGGAGTCATTTACGAGAACTACCTTTTAGGCAGGAAGAGATCTCTCTG GTTTAGTGTCTCAAATGACTTGAAGTACGACGCTGAGAGGGACCTGAGGGACATCGGAGCCAAAAACATCCAGGTTCACTCGCTGAACAAG ttcaaATACGGGAAGATCTCCTCAAAACACAATGGGAGTGTGAAGAAAGGTGTGATATTCGCCACATACTCTTCTCTGATTGGAGAGAGCCAATCAGGAGGGAAGTACAAGACCAGATTCCAGCAGCTTCTCCACTGGTGCGGAGAGGACTTCGACGGAGTC ATTGTGTATGACGAGTGTCACAAAGCCAAAAACGTGTGTCCTATCGGATCGTCCAAACCGACCAAAACCGGGCTCGCTGTGTTGGAACTGCAGAACAAGCTCCCCAAGGCTCGGGTCGTGTATGCCAGTGCTACAG GTGCCTCTGAACCGCGGAACATGGCCTACATGAACCGTCTGGGCATCTGGGGCCATAAGACCCCCTTCAGAGAGTTTGGCAACTTTATCCAAGCCGTTGAGCGCAG AGGTGTTGGCGCCATGGAGATAGTAGCCATGGACATGAAACTCAGGGGGATGTACATTGCCAGGCAGTTGAGTTTTACCGGTGTGACGTTTAAGATTGAGGAGGTTCCCCTGACCCAGCAGTACATCAACATGTACAACAAGTCTGTGAGGCTG TGGGTCAGTGCCCGTGAGAGGTTCCAGCAGGCGGCGAACCTGATGGACGCGGAGCAGCGCATGAAGAAGTCCATGTGGGGCCAGTTCTGGTCCGCTCACCAGAGGTTCTTCAAATACCTCTGCATTGCCTCCAAGGTCCGCCGAGTGGTGCAGCTCGCCAGAGAGGAGGTCCAAAACGGAAAG tGTGTGGTCATCGGGCTTCAGTCCACCGGAGAAGCCAGAACGCTGGAGGCcttggaggaaggaggaggagagctcaaCGACTTTGTGTCAACTGCAAA AGGTGTGCTGCAGTCCCTCATTGAGAAGCACTTTCCAGCTCCTGACAGACAGAAGCTTTACAGCCTGCTCGGCATCGACCTCCCGACCAAGAAGGCCCCCGCTGAGACAGCGGCTCAGCAGGAACAGAAgggaaagaagaggaaag GTCCGGAggtgaagaagcagcagcagaagaagaaaccccGCCAGCACGGCGGCCTGTCGGGCACCAGCTCGGaggagagccaatcagaggacTCGGACAGAGAGTCGGTGAAGGACAGCGACGAGAGCGTAAAGTCGCTCAGCTCGGGGGACGAAGACGACGACTTCAACCCGTTCAGAGACGAGTCCGATGACGACGAGGAAGACG ATCCGTGGCTCTTCAGAAAGGAACCgaagaaagggaaagagaagaagaagaaaaagaggaagaggagcgttgATCCTGACTCCATTCAAAGTGCCTTGTTGGCCTCTGGGCTGGGCTCCACCAGGCCTGCTTTCACTGCCCCCGTtgccccccccagcacccccgCCATAG TCAAGGCAGAGAGTCCGCTCACCTGTCTGACGAGCCAGGACGCCGTGGAACACGCTCAGAGGATGAAGAAAGAGCTGCTGGACAAACTGGAAGATCTGGCTGAGGATCTTCCTCCCAACACTCTGGACGAGCTGATCGACGAGCTGGGGGGCCCCGAAAACGTAGCTGAG ATGACGGGTCGCAAAGGTCGCGTGGTCAGCAACGACGACGGCAGCATCACGTACGAGTCCCGCTCCGAGCTGGACGTCCCGGTGGAGATCCTCAACCTCACAGAGAAGCAGAGGTTCATGGACGGAGAGAAG AACATAGCCATCATCTCGGAAGCGGCCAGCTCTGGTATTTCCCTGCAGGCGGATCGGCGGGTGAAGAACCAGCGGCGGCGGGTCCACATGACACTGGAGCTCCCGTGGAGCGCCGACAGAGCGATCCAGCAGTTCG GGAGAACTCACCGGTCAAACCAGGTCACGGCTCCGGAGTACGTCTTCCTCATATCGGAGCTGGCGGGGGAGCAGAGATTTGCCTCCATCGTTGCCAAAAGACTTGAAAGCCTG GGAGCTCTCACACACGGAGACAGAAGGGCGACGGAAACACGAGATCTCAGCCGGTTCAATTTTGACAACAAA TACGGAAGAAACGCCCTGGAGATCGTGATGAAGTCCATCGTGAAGCTGGATTCTCCCCTCGTGTCGCCCCCCGCTCACTTTAAAGGAGACTTCTTCAAAG AGATTCAAAGTGGATTAATAGGTGTGGGCCTCATAAACGTGGAGGACAGGTCTGGCACAATGTCACTGGACAAAG actACAACAACATGGGGAAGTTCCTCAACCGGATCTTGGGCATGGAGGTCCAGCAGCAGAACGCCTTGTTCCAGTACTTCTCCGACACGCTGGCAGCCGTCATTCTGGAAGCCAAGAAGAGCGGCAGATACGACATGGGCATTCTGG ATCTGGGCAACGGGGACGAGAAGGTGAAGAAGGTGGACTGCAGGAAGTTTCTAACGCCGGGCTACACCACGTCCGGACATGTGGAGCTCTACACT GTGAGTGTGGAGAGGGGGATGTCCTGGGAGGAGGCCACGCATGCCTGGGCAGATCAGAGCGGACCAGACGACGGGTTCTATGTTCAG ATGAGGAACAACAAGAAAACTGCCATCCTGGTGAAGGAAGTGAACGCCAAGAAGAGGCTCTTCCTGGTTTACAGGCCCAACACCGGCCGGCAGGTCAAACTGGAGGTCTACGCAGACATCAAGAAGAAGTTCAAGAAG gTGTTGTCCGACGACGCCAAGCAACACTGGATGGATCAGTACACATCGTCAGCTCAGATCTGCTCCCACGCTTACTG GCGCGGTAACTGCAAGAAGGCGTCTGTGGGGCTGCAGTGCGAGGTCGGCCTGCGCTGCCGGACCTACTACGTCCTGTGCGGCTCGGTGCTCAGCGTGTGGAACGAGCTGGAGGAGGTTCTCACTCCGGTCAGCGGAACCAACGTGAAGGTTCAGATCGTCAGACTGAGGACAGAAGACGGACAGAGGATCGTCG gactgatcattccAGCGAACTGCGTGTCTCCGCTGAGCAACAAGCTCTCCACGTCGGACCAGAGCCAGCAGCTCGCCGTGCAGGAGCTTCAGAAGCGCCAGCAGCTCCACCCGCAGAGCCTCTGTCACGCTCCCAGCACATAG